A single region of the Rhizobium sp. NLR16a genome encodes:
- a CDS encoding NADH-quinone oxidoreductase subunit A: MTAMEFLPVLFMIAGVVLVAGVTLLVSSLLRPSNPYPAKNMPYECGMDAAGEAAAGRFRVPFFILAILLVVFDVEAMFLFPWAVVLKEIGLVGYIEMIVFILLLLVGFAYAWLKGALEWEA; the protein is encoded by the coding sequence ATGACTGCAATGGAATTCTTGCCGGTTCTTTTCATGATCGCCGGAGTCGTTCTGGTGGCGGGGGTGACGTTGTTGGTTTCCTCGCTGCTGCGCCCATCCAATCCCTATCCCGCCAAGAACATGCCTTATGAATGCGGCATGGACGCAGCGGGCGAGGCGGCGGCGGGCCGCTTCAGGGTGCCGTTCTTTATCCTCGCGATCCTGCTGGTCGTTTTCGATGTCGAAGCGATGTTCCTCTTTCCCTGGGCCGTCGTCCTGAAAGAGATCGGGCTGGTCGGCTATATCGAGATGATCGTCTTCATATTGCTGCTTCTCGTGGGCTTCGCCTACGCCTGGCTGAAAGGAGCGCTGGAATGGGAGGCGTAA
- the nuoD gene encoding NADH dehydrogenase (quinone) subunit D: MTEVTELSRPEGEALNTREVLLNLGPQHPSTHGVLRLVLELDGEFVERVDPHIGYLHRGTEKLAESFTYTQIFPLTDRLDYLCPPSNNLAFALAVEKLLGIEAPIRAQYIRVMMAELARISGHLLITGALPMDLGAMTALLYVMREREMIMDLLEMITGARMHTSFCRVGGVREDLPDGFFPRIREFCDIFPNRIRDYERLLEDNRVFLNRTKGIGVISAEDAVDLGLSGPNLRASGVDWDIRRDEPYEIYDRLDFNVITRDEGDCYARWRCRVDEMRESIGIIEQCINQMPEGPFQIDIPTIAFPLDKDRVHCSMEALIQHFDLSAYGFKVPRGEVYSAIEAPKGELGFYIISDGSPKPFRMKVRAPSFVNLQALFGVTNARYLADMIAVLGSLDPVMAEVDK; encoded by the coding sequence ATGACTGAAGTCACCGAGCTCAGCAGGCCTGAGGGTGAAGCGCTCAATACCAGAGAAGTGCTTCTCAACCTCGGTCCGCAGCACCCCAGCACCCATGGGGTTCTTCGGCTCGTCCTCGAACTGGACGGCGAGTTCGTCGAGCGCGTCGATCCGCATATCGGCTATCTCCATCGTGGCACTGAAAAACTGGCGGAGAGCTTCACCTATACCCAGATTTTCCCGCTGACGGATCGGCTCGACTATCTCTGTCCGCCCTCGAACAACCTCGCCTTCGCGCTGGCGGTCGAGAAACTCCTCGGCATAGAAGCCCCAATCCGAGCGCAATATATCCGCGTGATGATGGCCGAGCTAGCACGGATCTCCGGTCACCTCCTGATCACCGGCGCGCTGCCGATGGATCTCGGCGCCATGACCGCGCTGCTTTACGTCATGCGCGAGCGTGAAATGATCATGGACCTCCTGGAAATGATCACCGGTGCGCGCATGCACACGTCCTTCTGCCGGGTTGGCGGGGTGCGCGAGGATCTGCCTGATGGGTTCTTCCCCAGGATCCGGGAGTTTTGCGACATCTTTCCGAACCGTATCCGCGACTATGAGCGACTGCTCGAAGATAACCGGGTGTTTCTCAATCGCACGAAGGGGATCGGCGTGATCTCCGCAGAGGATGCTGTCGATCTCGGCCTCAGCGGCCCGAACCTGCGAGCTTCCGGTGTCGACTGGGACATCCGGCGCGACGAGCCCTACGAGATCTACGACCGGCTCGATTTCAACGTCATCACCCGTGACGAGGGCGATTGCTATGCACGCTGGCGATGCCGCGTCGATGAGATGCGCGAGAGCATAGGGATCATCGAACAATGCATCAACCAGATGCCTGAGGGGCCGTTCCAGATCGACATACCGACAATCGCCTTCCCGCTGGACAAGGATCGGGTGCACTGCTCGATGGAGGCGCTGATCCAGCATTTCGACCTGTCGGCTTACGGCTTCAAGGTGCCGAGGGGCGAGGTCTATTCGGCAATCGAGGCGCCAAAGGGCGAGCTTGGCTTTTACATCATCAGCGACGGGTCTCCAAAACCGTTCCGCATGAAGGTGCGGGCCCCCTCGTTCGTCAATCTTCAGGCCCTCTTCGGGGTCACGAACGCCCGCTATCTGGCGGACATGATCGCCGTGCTCGGCAGCCTTGATCCCGTGATGGCGGAGGTGGACAAGTAG
- a CDS encoding NADH-quinone oxidoreductase subunit C, translated as MNAEPSLNRAPILERFGETIEDLGTAHGIEAFAVAPERIVEFCRLLKEHPALQFNFLSDICGVDHYPEMPRFEAVYHLYSLPNRWRVRIKCRLGDPPEVPSVTGVWRTANWHEREAWDMYGIRFEGHPDLRRIYMWEGFEGFPQRKDFPLRGYKDKLNPFGAEGPPPTQPDLATRDIP; from the coding sequence ATGAATGCGGAGCCGTCCCTCAATCGCGCTCCGATCCTGGAGCGCTTCGGAGAAACAATCGAGGACCTCGGCACTGCGCACGGTATCGAAGCCTTTGCCGTTGCGCCCGAGAGGATCGTTGAGTTCTGCCGGCTCCTGAAAGAGCATCCGGCGCTGCAGTTCAATTTCCTCTCGGACATTTGCGGCGTCGATCATTATCCCGAAATGCCGCGGTTCGAGGCGGTCTACCATCTTTACTCGCTGCCCAACAGGTGGCGGGTCCGCATCAAGTGCCGACTTGGCGATCCTCCTGAAGTGCCTTCGGTCACGGGCGTCTGGCGTACCGCCAACTGGCATGAGCGTGAGGCCTGGGACATGTATGGTATCCGGTTCGAGGGACATCCCGATCTGCGCCGGATCTACATGTGGGAAGGCTTCGAGGGCTTTCCGCAACGCAAGGATTTCCCCCTCAGGGGCTATAAGGACAAGTTGAACCCCTTCGGTGCCGAGGGTCCGCCGCCAACACAGCCCGACCTTGCCACCAGGGACATTCCGTAA
- a CDS encoding NADH-quinone oxidoreductase subunit B produces the protein MGGVNNAIRDSVLFTTADSIISWSRRSALWPETFGIACCAIEMISAGCARYDLDRFGVVFRPSPRQSDVMIIAGTVTRKFAPVVRRLYDQMPEPRWVIAMGTCAISGGVYNTYAVVQGSETFVPVDVHVPGCPPRPEALMHGFLLLQEKIKRSRALAGTPLDRVIAS, from the coding sequence ATGGGAGGCGTAAACAACGCGATCCGCGACAGCGTGCTGTTCACCACGGCCGACAGCATCATCAGTTGGAGCCGGAGATCGGCGCTGTGGCCGGAGACCTTCGGCATTGCCTGCTGCGCCATCGAGATGATCTCGGCCGGTTGTGCCCGCTACGATCTCGACCGGTTCGGCGTGGTGTTCCGCCCTTCGCCGAGACAATCCGACGTCATGATCATCGCCGGCACCGTGACCCGGAAATTCGCGCCCGTCGTGCGGCGACTCTACGACCAGATGCCGGAACCGCGCTGGGTGATCGCCATGGGCACCTGCGCTATTTCGGGCGGGGTCTACAACACCTATGCCGTGGTGCAGGGGTCGGAAACCTTCGTGCCCGTCGATGTGCATGTGCCTGGCTGTCCGCCCCGGCCCGAGGCGCTGATGCACGGCTTCCTTCTGCTTCAAGAAAAGATCAAGAGGTCCCGGGCGCTCGCCGGCACACCTCTGGATCGGGTTATAGCGTCATGA